In Acidobacteriota bacterium, one genomic interval encodes:
- a CDS encoding DUF72 domain-containing protein: MIRMGSAGWSYPDWDGIVYPKPRGRGFDPLSWLAAYLDAVEINASFYRIPTASAAAGWARRTAPFERFAFTAKLWRGFTHDATPEAEMREAEKAFRLAMQPLRDAGKLRAILLQFPYSFHDTAASRSRLSDLSERFGDFGLVVEVRHASWLKGDLLSLLRKRGISFCNLDQPAISANIHPTAHVTAPLAYVRLHGRNAAAWFEEGAGRDRRYDYLYPAEELSGWAQRITQLAAKASDVMVIANNHFGGQAVTNALELRSMIESTRVKAPPGILAAFPRLADRAEAFVPEAPGRAPTQGAFPFAGERP; the protein is encoded by the coding sequence TTGATCCGCATGGGAAGTGCCGGCTGGTCCTACCCTGACTGGGACGGAATCGTCTATCCGAAGCCGCGGGGCCGGGGGTTCGACCCGCTCTCGTGGCTCGCCGCGTACCTCGACGCCGTCGAGATCAACGCGTCGTTCTACCGCATCCCCACCGCGTCGGCCGCCGCCGGATGGGCGCGCCGCACGGCCCCTTTCGAGCGGTTCGCGTTCACGGCCAAGCTCTGGCGCGGCTTCACGCACGACGCGACTCCCGAAGCGGAGATGCGCGAGGCGGAGAAGGCCTTCCGGCTCGCGATGCAGCCGCTCCGCGACGCCGGGAAGCTCCGCGCGATACTCCTCCAGTTCCCCTACTCGTTCCACGACACGGCGGCGAGCCGGAGCCGATTGTCGGATCTGTCGGAGAGATTCGGGGATTTCGGGCTTGTCGTCGAAGTCCGGCACGCGTCGTGGCTGAAGGGCGATCTCCTCTCTCTCCTGAGGAAGCGCGGAATATCCTTCTGCAATCTCGATCAACCGGCCATCTCGGCCAATATTCACCCAACGGCCCACGTGACCGCGCCTCTGGCGTACGTGAGGCTTCACGGCCGGAACGCGGCGGCGTGGTTCGAGGAGGGGGCGGGGCGGGACCGCCGCTACGACTACCTGTACCCGGCCGAGGAGCTCTCGGGATGGGCGCAGCGGATCACGCAGCTCGCCGCCAAGGCGAGCGACGTGATGGTCATCGCGAACAATCATTTCGGCGGGCAGGCCGTGACGAACGCACTGGAGCTTCGATCGATGATCGAATCGACGCGGGTGAAGGCGCCGCCGGGGATCCTGGCGGCCTTCCCGCGCCTCGCCGATCGCGCGGAGGCTTTCGTTCCGGAGGCGCCCGGCCGCGCGCCCACGCAGGGAGCGTTCCCTTTCGCCGGAGAGCGCCCATGA